A window from Musa acuminata AAA Group cultivar baxijiao chromosome BXJ3-10, Cavendish_Baxijiao_AAA, whole genome shotgun sequence encodes these proteins:
- the LOC135650553 gene encoding protein BIG GRAIN 1-like E, whose amino-acid sequence MNHLQEKSFDSWNESDDLDVFEATRYFSGAIDGTGLQVGGFGSHGAVTVEDRVPSSAQKGHLDERQISSSSSLMKDKKCKQPSSPGARLVGLLNSFLHQAASGRKLKCLNPTSTTREPPEEGDAKEENSLGGRERRRSISRSQSTNSTGSKSSKFCGSSSFTNPDLYPYNYRTTPSISYKCNRGQKSVTFCPRIEAWRSTSITELLHNSGVQKEKDYGLHGIRTEERDAHDRENKKWVLNDPGDQYPGRDWFGDYDLPLPGVRKNSIRGEEDEEEEVSDSSSDLFELKICDHAVLSDGLPVFATTDIEVINRASTAS is encoded by the coding sequence ATGAATCACCTCCAGGAGAAGTCATTCGACAGCTGGAATGAATCCGACGACCTCGACGTGTTCGAGGCGACGCGGTACTTCTCCGGTGCAATCGATGGCACGGGCCTGCAGGTAGGTGGATTTGGCTCCCATGGAGCTGTGACGGTTGAAGATAGGGTGCCGAGCAGCGCGCAGAAGGGACACTTAGATGAGAGACAAATAAGCAGCAGTTCCTCGCTGATGAAAGACAAGAAGTGCAAGCAGCCCAGCTCTCCCGGTGCTAGGTTAGTCGGCCTACTCAACTCTTTCCTCCATCAAGCGGCTTCCGGGAGGAAGCTCAAGTGTTTGAACCCCACCTCGACGACCAGAGAGCCACCGGAGGAGGGGGATGCGAAGGAGGAGAATAGCCttggggggagagagagaagaagaagcatcaGCCGTTCCCAAAGCACCAACAGCACTGGTTCCAAATCCAGCAAGTTCTGTGGCAGCAGCAGCTTTACGAATCCAGACTTGTATCCATACAATTACCGTACTACTCCATCGATCAGTTACAAGTGCAACAGGGGCCAAAAATCTGTCACCTTCTGCCCACGAATTGAGGCATGGAGAAGCACAAGCATCACCGAGCTGCTGCACAACAGTGGAGTACAAAAGGAAAAGGATTACGGACTCCACGGAATTAGAACCGAGGAGAGAGATGCGCATGACAGGGAGAACAAAAAATGGGTACTGAATGACCCCGGCGATCAGTATCCGGGAAGAGATTGGTTCGGGGATTATGATCTTCCATTGCCAGGGGTAAGAAAGAACTCGATCAGAGGggaagaagacgaggaggaggaggtgtcTGACTCCAGCTCCGATCTGTTCGAGCTGAAGATCTGTGATCATGCTGTCCTCTCGGACGGCTTGCCCGTCTTCGCAACTACAGACATCGAAGTCATCAACAGAGCAAGTACTGCATCTTAG
- the LOC103968596 gene encoding uncharacterized protein LOC103968596 translates to MHSTPPGSDPVFDAVVKMLRDWRQSADACTWSIMSVLLLARPLCPAFHMKEGGEQSATVERDVDAPLAILRIRRRRRRRSPREARRCKQHGDEKNEAPHRSEEEKEPEELEHGDTLCPRAAWRIMSRRCWSAEQKESLAALETDYATASFIIH, encoded by the exons ATGCACTCGACACCCCCTGGCAGTGATCCGGTTTTCGATGCGGTTGTTAAGATGCTTCGAGATTGGCGCCAAAGTGCAGATGCGTGTACTTGGTCGATCATGTCGGTGCTACTACTGGCTCGACCACTTTGCCCCGCGTTCCATATGAAGGAGGGCGGCGAGCAGAGCGCCACGGTCGAGAGAGATGTCGACGCCCCCTTGGCGATCCTGCGaatccggaggaggaggaggagaaggagcccGAGGGAAGCGAGGAGATGCAAGCAACACGGAGACGAG AAGAACGAGGCGCCTCACAGAAGCGAGGAGGAGAAGGAGCCGGAGGAGCTGGAACACGGAGATACCCTC TGCCCGAGAGCAGCGTGGAGAATTATGAGCCGGAGGTGCTGGAGTGCGGAGCAAAAG GAGAGCCTTGCAGCACTAGAAACAGACTATGCAACAGCCAGCTTCATCATCCATTAg
- the LOC135651970 gene encoding indole-3-acetic acid-amido synthetase GH3.17-like — protein MVMPSCDPNDLEGSTRLIEDLTANARQVQQQVLNEILTRNEGTEYLHGFLRAHKGRDLFKKKVPVVEYDQVKPYIDRLANGEPSQIISAQPISELLTSSGTSGGQPKMMPSTDEELDRKTFLYNLLIPVMNQYVDGLDQGKGMYLLFIKPEISTPAGLTARPVLTSYYKSRHFRSRPFNRFNVYTSPDEAILCPDSKQSMFCQLLCGLAQRDEVLRVGAVFASAFLRAIKFLEDHWPELCSNIRTGTVSDWITDASCRDAVGRILREPNAELADVIEWECRREPWEAIVRRLWPRTKYVDVIVTGSMAQYIPLLEFYSGGLPLVSTMYASSECYFGINLRPLDLPSDVSYTLLPNMAYFEFIEADKTEGGETSSVECNYTGDLIKVVDLVDVEVGRYYELVVTTFTGLYRYRVGDILKVTGFHNAAPQFRFVHRRNVVLSVDTDKTNEEDLLKAVTQAKLLLEPLGCLLTEYTSYADTSSIPGHYVLFWELKTKASSDPSDVDSAVMEDCCSTIESCLDSVYRRCRSRDRSIGPLEIRVVRRGAFDALMDYCVSLGSSVNQYKTPRCIKSREAIQLLEEKVVGKFFSRKLPFWKPYTMMETKAG, from the exons ATGGTGATGCCCAGCTGCGATCCCAACGACCTCGAGGGCAGCACGCGACTCATCGAGGACCTCACCGCCAATGCCCGTCAGGTCCAGCAGCAGGTTCTGAATGAGATCTTGACGAGGAACGAGGGGACGGAGTACCTACATGGTTTCCTCCGTGCCCACAAGGGCCGTGATCTCTTCAAGAAGAAGGTGCCGGTGGTGGAGTACGATCAGGTCAAGCCTTACATCGACCGTCTTGCCAATGGGGAGCCGTCTCAGATCATCTCCGCCCAGCCCATCTCGGAGCTGCTCACCAG CTCTGGGACTTCTGGCGGGCAGCCCAAGATGATGCCTTCCACGGACGAAGAACTGGATAGGAAGACCTTCCTCTACAATCTCCTCATCCCTGTGATGAATCA GTACGTCGACGGGCTGGACCAAGGGAAGGGCATGTACCTCCTGTTCATCAAGCCGGAGATCAGCACGCCGGCCGGCCTCACCGCCAGGCCCGTGCTCACCAGCTACTACAAGAGCCGCCACTTCCGGAGCAGGCCCTTTAACAGGTTCAATGTCTACACCAGCCCGGACGAGGCCATTCTCTGCCCCGACAGCAAGCAGAGCATGTTCTGTCAGCTCCTCTGCGGCCTCGCCCAGCGCGACGAGGTTCTCCGAGTAGGCGCCGTCTTCGCCTCTGCCTTCCTCCGCGCGATCAAGTTCCTCGAGGACCACTGGCCGGAGCTCTGCTCCAACATCAGAACCGGGACCGTCAGCGACTGGATCACCGACGCAAGCTGCCGCGACGCCGTCGGCAGAATCCTCCGCGAGCCCAACGCGGAATTGGCCGACGTGATCGAGTGGGAGTGCAGGAGGGAGCCCTGGGAGGCGATAGTTAGGCGGCTATGGCCGAGAACCAAGTACGTCGACGTCATAGTCACCGGATCGATGGCACAGTACATTCCGCTGCTGGAATTCTACAGCGGCGGCCTGCCATTAGTCTCCACCATGTACGCCTCCTCGGAGTGCTACTTCGGCATCAATCTGCGCCCACTGGACCTGCCATCGGACGTCTCCTACACTCTCCTCCCCAACATGGCCTACTTCGAGTTCATCGAAGCCGACAAGACCGAGGGGGGGGAGACCAGCAGCGTGGAGTGCAACTACACCGGCGATCTCATCAAGGTGGTGGATCTTGTGGATGTCGAGGTCGGCCGCTACTACGAGCTCGTCGTCACCACATTCACAG GCTTGTACAGGTACCGAGTTGGCGACATCCTCAAGGTTACGGGGTTCCACAATGCTGCACCGCAGTTCCGCTTCGTCCACCGCCGCAACGTCGTCCTCAGCGTCGACACCGACAAGACCAACGAAGAGGACCTGCTGAAAGCCGTGACGCAGGCCAAGCTCCTGCTGGAGCCACTCGGCTGCCTCCTCACCGAGTACACCAGCTACGCCGACACCTCCTCCATCCCCGGCCACTACGTGCTCTTCTGGGAGCTGAAGACCAAAGCCAGCTCCGATCCTTCCGACGTCGACTCAGCCGTGATGGAGGACTGCTGCTCCACCATCGAGTCGTGTCTCGACTCCGTGTACCGGCGGTGCAGGAGCAGGGACCGGTCCATCGGGCCGCTGGAGATCCGGGTGGTGCGCCGCGGCGCCTTCGACGCGCTGATGGACTACTGCGTGTCGCTGGGCTCGTCGGTGAACCAGTACAAGACGCCCAGGTGCATCAAGTCGAGGGAGGCGATCCAGCTGTTGGAGGAGAAGGTGGTGGGGAAGTTCTTCAGCAGGAAACTCCCCTTCTGGAAGCCCTACACGATGATGGAGACCAAGGCCGGTTGA
- the LOC135650686 gene encoding PI-PLC X domain-containing protein At5g67130-like → MLDTYDFEDDIWLCHSTGGKCYDFTAFEPAIDTMREIEAFLSANPSEIVTLILEDYVETPNGLPKLFNDSGLTKYWFPVSSMPQNGQDWPLVSDMVASNQRLIVFTSIKSKQDSEGIAYQWNYMVENQYGDDGMEEGKCFNRAESASLSDTTKSLVLVNYFSSIPVKQTTCEDNSGRLINMLNTCYGAANNRWANFVAVDFYKRSDGGGSFQATDMLNGRLLCGCDDVRACVAGSTPGACSSP, encoded by the exons ATGTTGGACACTTACGACTTTGAAGATGACATCTGGTTGTGCCATTCCACCGGTGGGAAATGCTACGATTTCACTGCATTT GAACCAGCCATCGATACCATGAGGGAGATCGAAGCCTTCTTGTCTGCAAATCCATCAGAGATTGTCACGTTGATCTTAGAAGACTATGTTGAGACTCCAAATGGATTGCCAAAGCTTTTCAATGATTCAGGTCTGACAAAGTATTGGTTCCCAGTCTCGAGCATGCCCCAAAATGGCCAGGACTGGCCTCTAGTAAGCGACATGGTTGCCAGCAACCAGCGCCTTATCGTCTTCACGTCCATCAAATCCAAGCAAGACTCAGAAGGGATCGCCTATCAGTGGAACTACATGGTGGAAAACCAGT ATGGAGACGATGGCATGGAAGAAGGCAAATGCTTCAACCGTGCTGAATCTGCTTCTCTAAGTGACACGACCAAATCTCTTGTGCTGGTGAACTATTTCTCCTCGATACCAGTGAAGCAAACGACCTGCGAAGATAACTCCGGCCGACTCATCAACATGCTCAATACATGCTATGGCGCAGCAAACAACCGATGGGCCAATTTTGTGGCTGTCGATTTCTACAAG AGAAGTGACGGCGGAGGGTCATTTCAAGCAACAGATATGCTTAATGGGAGATTGCTATGTGGCTGTGATGATGTACGCGCATGTGTG GCTGGGTCTACTCCCGGTGCATGCAGCAGTCCTTAA
- the LOC135651218 gene encoding uncharacterized protein LOC135651218: MASESVGSSCGRIQEPRKRLFPEEAGGGGGEEVTSANTPVKERPRSYKCFACNQDGHFARDCPSKRGSPAALGEAERRVYPERQCPCGRGPCVVLMSRTAKNPGRHFYSCPSMFEEKCDFFLWCDEADCNQQRGFGSLVKPNRQHGLSSPVKQQCGVKSPNKPYQQNGVAESSYPMCACGAGKCRLLTMENGVNAGRKYFACTIKKGQGACNHLQWLDSPAKQSDEEVFEGQNKIATPEKPVALEMNDGRGHGHLGQNTSLSFSFANEPRVPKLDDRRAATTDDEPEPMLIDVSRVLETPLLSPKRVCESSNVGLSSPIKRLDLRDRSPGASTPEKCYRCGKEGHRMKECTWSFRPTCFKCGRCGHWTDDCTA; encoded by the exons ATGGCGTCGGAGAGCGTGGGATCCTCCTGTGGTCGGATTCAGGAACCGAGGAAGCGGCTGTTCCCCGAAgaggcaggaggaggaggaggagaggaagtgaCGTCCGCGAATACCCCCGTCAAAGAACGCCCCAGGAGCTACAAATGCTTCGCTTGCAATCAAGACGGTCACTTCGCTCGGGACTGCCCCAGTAAGAGGGGGAGCCCCGCTGCCCTCGGCGAGGCCGAGCGTCGGGTGTACCCCGAGCGGCAGTGCCCTTGTGGGAGGGGGCCGTGCGTCGTGCTCATGTCCAGGACCGCAAAGAACCCCGGGAGGCATTTCTACAGCTGCCCCTCTATG TTTGaagagaagtgtgatttcttcttGTGGTGTGACGAGGCTGACTGCAATCAGCAGCGTGGATTTGGTAGTTTGGTGAAACCGAATCGGCAGCATGGTCTGAGCAGCCCGGTCAAGCAGCAATGTGGTGTGAAAAGCCCAAACAAGCCGtatcagcaaaatggtgtagcagaATCTTCATATCCCATGTGTGCTTGTGGCGCTGGGAAATGCAGACTCTTGACGATGGAAAATGGGGTTAATGCGGGTCGTAAATATTTTGCCTGCACGATAAAGAAg GGTCAAGGAGCGTGTAATCACTTACAGTGGCTTGACAGCCCAGCAAAACAATCTGACGAAGAAGTCTTTGAGGGACAGAACAAGATTGCAACGCCAGAGAAACCAGTGGCACTCGAGATGAATGATGGAAGAGGACACGGTCACTTGGGTCAGAATACATCGCTAAGTTTTTCTTTCGCAAATGAGCCTAGGGTACCAAAACTTGATGATCGTAGAGCAGCAACAACTGATGACGAACCGGAACCGATGCTAATCGATGTATCACGTGTTCTAGAGACACCACTGTTGTCACCAAAAAGAGTTTGTGAATCCAGCAACGTAGGTTTATCTTCTCCCATCAAAAGACTTGATTTACGTGATCGAAGTCCAGGTGCATCGACTCCTGAAAAATGCTACAGGTGCGGCAAAGAAGGACACCGGATGAAGGAATGCACTTGGTCTTTTCGTCCTACTTGCTTCAAATGCGGCAGGTGCGGTCACTGGACAGACGATTGCACTGCTTGA